One genomic region from Capra hircus breed San Clemente chromosome 18, ASM170441v1, whole genome shotgun sequence encodes:
- the LOC108638096 gene encoding putative killer cell immunoglobulin-like receptor-like protein KIR3DX1 produces MSGEAPRWGDSLKLTSSLLLGVFTKPSISAHPSPLMRAGENVTLRCHSLLWFDEFILHQENSPGHFQRHGQILTGGHVPADFFIGPMTSVNVGTYRCYGSLRHSPYVWSAPSDPVDIIITGRSRKPSLSAQGGPLVRSEENVTLVCSSESAFDQFHLLKETEDLGQLLSVGWGPRGALQAEFPLGPGTPAHSGVYRCYGSFTRSPYSWSDPSDPLFLSVTGEEPLPGPCFVLHVQSLCCVQLFATLWTGARQSTSDIQVIPS; encoded by the exons ATGTCAGGGGAAGCGCCGAGGTGGGGTGACTCACTGAAGCTCACAAGCTCTTTGCTCCTAGGTGTCTTCACAAAACCCTCCATCTcagcccaccccagccctctcATGCGTGCAGGAGAGAATGTGACCCTCCGCTGTCACTCACTGCTGTGGTTTGACGAGTTTATCCTGCACCAAGAAAATAGCCCAGGGCATTTCCAGAGACATGGACAGATACTCACTGGTGGGCATGTCCCAGCTGACTTCTTCATTGGCCCCATGACTTCAGTGAATGTGGGCACCTACAGATGCTATGGCTCTCTCAGACACTCCCCCTATGTGTGGTCAGCtcccagcgaccccgtggacatcATCATCACAG GTCGGTCCAGGAAACCCTCACTCTCAGCCCAGGGGGGCCCTTTGGTGAGGTCAGAAGAGAACGTGACGTTGGTCTGCAGCTCGGAGAGTGCCTTTGACCAGTTCCATCTGCTCAAGGAGACGGAGGACCTTGGGCAGCTGCTCTCTGTAGGGTGGGGCCCCCGTGGAGCCCTCCAGGCAGAGTTCCCTCTGGGTCCTGGGACCCCAGCCCACAGCGGGGTCTACAGGTGCTACGGCTCCTTCACACGCTCTCCCTACTCATGGTCAGACCCCAGTGACCCCCTGTTCCTGTCTGTCACAGGTGAGGAACCTCTTCCTGGCCCATGCTTTGTTCTTCATGTTCAGTCgctatgttgtgtccaactctttgcgaccctgtggactggagcacgaca AAGCACCTCTGACATACAGGTGATTCCCAGTTAA